The genomic segment AGGGAGCCATGGGAATGAACATACTTGATCATCGCGCTCTGCGTGGTCCGAATTACTACAGCCGCTATCCGGCAATCTTCATGCGGCTGGACATTGGCGAGCTCGAAGAGCGGCCCAGCGATACGGTCCCCGGCATCACTGCACGGGTCACAGAACTGCTGCCGACCCTATACGAACACCGCTGCTCGGTGGGGAGAGCCGGCGGCTTTCTGGAACGCCTCGAGCGGGGCACCTGGGCCGGGCACGTGGTCGAGCATGTGGCGATCGAGCTACAGAACCTGATCGGCTTTTCAGTGGGCTACGGCAAGACGGTGGACTCCTACGAAACCGGCGTCTACAACGTCGTCTATCGCTACCGGGACGAGGCCTGCGGTCTCGCGGCCGGCGTGGAGGCCGTCGACATCGTCGCCAGGCTCTTCAGTGGCGACGAGATCGATATCTCCTCCATCGTCAGCCGCCTGAAACAGGTGCGCGACGCGCATATGCTGGGGCCGTCCACGGCATCGATCGTGGACGCCGCGGTGCGCCGCGGCATTCCCTTTACGCGACTCGACCAGAACAGCAGCTATATCCAGCTGGGCCACGGCTGCCGCCAGCAGCGGATACAGGCGACGGTGACATGCCGCACCAGCCTGATCAGCCACGGCATCGCCGACGACAAGTACTGGACCAAACAGGTGCTCGGCGAGGCCGGGATTCCCGTACCGCACGGCCATACGTGCCACACCATCGATGAAGCCCTCGAGGCCGCTCTCGATATCGGCTATCCGGTTGTCGCCAAGCCGCTGGTGGGTAATCACGGCCGCGGCATCACCACCAACATCGCTGACGAAGCGGCGTTGCGAGAGGCGTTTCACATCGCCTCGCTGCAAAACGCATCGGTGGTGGTCGAGCGCTTCGTCAGTGGCGAGGACCATCGACTGCTGGTGATCAATGGCAAGCTGGTGGCCGCCGCCAGGCGACGCCCGGCACACGTGGTCGGCGACGGTAAGGCGACGCTGCAGGCGCTGATAGATAGGGAAAACCAGGACCCGCGTCGCGGCATCGGTCATGAGAACCTGCTGACGCGGATTCATCTGGACGAGCAGTCGCATCGGCTGATCGCCCAGCAGGGCCTGACCCTGGCGAGCATCATTGCCAAGGACGAGGTCATCTATCTGAAGTCCACGGCGAACCTGAGCACCGGGGGCACAGCGACGGATGTCACCGCGGATCTGCATCCAGACGTGACGTACACCGCCGAGCGTATCGCCCGCCTGATCGGCCTCGACATCATCGGCATCGACCTGCTCGCCGAGACGCTGACGGTGCCCCTGGAGGAGCAGTCTGCCGCGGTGGTCGAAGTCAACGCCGGCCCGGGGTTTCGCATGCATCTTTCCCCGACCCATGGCAGCGGCCAGGATATCGGTCATCACGTCGTCGAGAT from the Halomonas sp. 1513 genome contains:
- a CDS encoding cyanophycin synthetase, which produces MNILDHRALRGPNYYSRYPAIFMRLDIGELEERPSDTVPGITARVTELLPTLYEHRCSVGRAGGFLERLERGTWAGHVVEHVAIELQNLIGFSVGYGKTVDSYETGVYNVVYRYRDEACGLAAGVEAVDIVARLFSGDEIDISSIVSRLKQVRDAHMLGPSTASIVDAAVRRGIPFTRLDQNSSYIQLGHGCRQQRIQATVTCRTSLISHGIADDKYWTKQVLGEAGIPVPHGHTCHTIDEALEAALDIGYPVVAKPLVGNHGRGITTNIADEAALREAFHIASLQNASVVVERFVSGEDHRLLVINGKLVAAARRRPAHVVGDGKATLQALIDRENQDPRRGIGHENLLTRIHLDEQSHRLIAQQGLTLASIIAKDEVIYLKSTANLSTGGTATDVTADLHPDVTYTAERIARLIGLDIIGIDLLAETLTVPLEEQSAAVVEVNAGPGFRMHLSPTHGSGQDIGHHVVEMLFPDSEDSGRIPIVAVTGTNGKTTTVRLISHLLRQAGRSVGTACTGAIEIDNHAVMRGDYSGPQAAATVLREPTVEYAVLEVARGGIMRRGLGFDECQVGVLLNIASDHLGENDIHTLDELARCKSVVIDAVRPQGTAVLNADDPRVLASREWARGKVIYFTLDPDSEPVSQHVQAHGVAFTVHNECIVMRQGNVEASIISVLDTPITFDGHARFNIANALAASAAAYALGLNIADIQLGLQTFHPTPGQNPGRTNFIDAGDIKVLIDYGHNVPALEALSELVGRIPAQRRICVASAPGNRRDEDLHSMGAQLASMHDIVLLCETDPRGRPGGEVASLLRAGAESAPGSCHVEVVLEERHAVDRAFDEAGEGDLLVLLIDDINTAIERLRARRFLPSNDISASESL